One Leuconostoc mesenteroides subsp. mesenteroides ATCC 8293 genomic window, ATACACTATTCATTTATAATATTTCAAAAAATGATGAACAATATATGAGAGAACGTAGTGTGCCATATCAAGAAATGGCCAACGATAAGTTAGATTTTCTTTCGAATGAAAAAACGATAATGAAAGTTATTTTTGAACATCGTGATCCAGATGTATTACAAAAAATTGCTGACACGGTTAATGCTCAGCTTGCTGATAGGGTATTGACAACATTCAGTTCCAATCGTTATGTTGAGTTCAATCCCAAGGGGAGTGACAAGGGTTCTGCCGGATTAGAATTAGCTGACATGCTGGGAATATCACGAAACGAAGTTGCTGCGTTGGGTGATAATTTGAATGATGCAGCTCAAATCAAAGCCGCAGGCGTAGGTGTTGCCGTGGCAAATGCTAAACCGGAAATTAAAGAAATGGCTGACTTGGTATTGTCAAAAACAAATAATGAAGGCGCGGTTGCGGAATTCATTAATGAACATACAAGGAAATAAATGGGTAATTTAATTACGAGAATCATACTGTCGGTTGTTAGTTTCGCACTTTTTGTCCTAATATTCTTGTTGAGTGACCAACAAAACTGGCCATTATGGGTAACGATAACGCTTGTTGCTGTTTTGTTCATCGTGTTTAACATTTGTTTTGTATGGCTGTATTGGCAAAAGAAAAAGCGCACACTGGATGAGGATGACGATGCTTGAAACGACAAATGAAGTAAGACCAAAATCTTTACTGCTTAGAATAATTAATGTTGTTTTTACGCTATTTTTAATAGTTGTGGCACCCATCCCTTTGGTCCTTGCTACAAAAACAGATAATATATTTTTACAAATATTGTGTGCCGCAACAATGTTCATTTTTTATATAGGCATTGGGTTCTATGCTTATAGACTACTAAGAAAAAATGTACCTGGCCCAGTCTTTACCAAACCAGATATTCGAAACTGGCGAGGCCTCTGGTGGCTAGTAGGTATGTGGTTTGTTATGATAGCCATCGAGATGATACTAGCTCAATTACGGGTTCAACTAACAGGGGTTACCACAACCGAAAATCAAGAGGCTATTAATGAGCTAACTTCAAATTTAAATGTGACAATGGTTGCTATGGTAATTTATGGTACGTTTTTGGCACCTGTAGTTGAAGAATTAGTTTTTCGTGGGCTTATTTTAAATTATTTTTTCCGCAAAAGTTGGTGGTGGGCAAATATTATTTTGTCGGGGGCAGTTTTTGCACTGCCACACATGGATACGATTCCCACTAATCTCGCAGACACCTTAAGTTATGTGATATACGCTAGCATGGGGATGGTGCTCGCCTACATTTACAAAAAAACTGGTGATTTGAAAAATAGTATTGCCGTTCATATGTTGAATAATGGTATAACAATGATACCATTGCTAGTTGTAGCAATTATGAATGCTATATAATAAAAGACCAATGACTTAAGTCATTGGTCTTTTATTTATTTCAGAATTGTAGTAGTTCTTTGGTTGTGTGCGTATAAGGAATGAAGCCTTCTTTACTCATATAACCACTATCTTCAATACGGACACCGGCAACACCTGGAACGTAAATACCAGGTTCAATAGAAAAGACCATGCCTTCTTCAAGAATCATATCATTTCCCGCCATGATTGAAGGAAACTCATGTACTGATGAGCCTAAGCCATGTCCGAGTCGATGATTAAAATATTGACCATAGCCAGATTTTGTAATGATATTTCGTGCGATGGCATCCAGTTCGCTGGCTGTCATACCAATTTTAGCTTGTGATTGGGCCGTGAGTTGTGCTTCGAGCGTAATAGCATGTATTTTTTTGGCCTCGTTGCTCACGTTTCCAAAAGCTACTGTCCTTGTGGCATCTGAGGCATATCCTTCAGTCATCGTTCCTAAATCAAACAACGCCATTTCACCAGTATTGAGTGTATTTGTTGATGTTGAACCATGTGGGTCAGCGGCGTGGGCCCCAAATTGAACTAGCGTTTCAAAACTCATGCTAGATACGCCTGCTTTTTTGAGTTCATATTCTAATTCAGCGGCAACAGCTAACTCTGATATACCACTCTCTAGTGCGTTAAAGCCAATCTCAAAGGCGCGATCGGCATCACGACCAGCGGCCTTCATATGTGCTATTTCGTCTGGTGTTTTTATTAGGCGAAGTTGATTAATTTGATCTGTAATGTCAATAGAAAACTCTCCATCAGGAAAAGCGGTTTGCAGTAATTTAAGACGTGCAACTGTTAGATTATCGGCCTCAATGGCAAACTTTTTACCGTTGGTTAATGTTCTAATATGGTTAGTTAATTTTAACCAAGGATTTTCATGGTCTTCATAGCCAAAAGCAGCATAGCGCCAGCCACTTTCTTTCATACTGTTGACTTCCAGTGCCGGTCCAAACAAAAAAGGTTCACTATTTTCCAGTAGAACGAGCGCTAAAACACGTTCTATTGGATCAGATTCAAAACCGCTTAAATAGGCAACACTGTGGTAATTTGTAATGATAGCGCCTGACAACTCTTGTTTGGTCAGCCAGCTAGTTAATGCGCTGATTTTTTCTGCATTCATGACACTAACTCCTGTGAAATTTTATATAAATACATTGTATCACTTTCATCATGATGAATCTTTTCTTGTAACAAAGTGAAACAATGATGAAAACACTTATAATTAATGTTGTAAGCGTTTGCAATTTGATTCTGATTTGATATAATAGTGTAGATAACTTCTAAAAAAATAATAATAAATGTATTAAAGAGGAATAAATTATGCAAAAAAAGCAAACGGCTACAATTTATGATGTTGCTAGTCGAGTTGGTGTATCACTAGCAACAGTATCGCGAGTTGTAAATGGCAACAGTAATGTCCGTGAATCTACGAAACGTAAAGTATTGGATGCGATTGAAGAATTAGGTTACCATCCCAATGCTGTAGCACGTGGGCTGGCTTCAAAAAAGACGACTACCATTGGTGTTGTGATGCCAGACGTAACAGACATGTACTATTCAGAGCTGGCACGAGGCATTGATGATGTCGCTAATATGTATCATTATGATGTCTTGCTAACAAATACAGATGAAGATCCTGTGCGTGAAACAATGGCTATTAACAATCTTGCCAGCAAGCAAGTTGATGGCATTATTTTTATGGGCAATGAATTGGATCGTGAAGTTTTAAAGACAATCTCCTCTGTTGATGCACCGGTTGTTTTAGCTGGTTCTATTGATGCTGAAAAGGTTTTGCCAAGTGTTAACATTGACTATATTGCAGCTACTAAAGAAGCGGTTGAAATGGTAGTTAAAAATGGACATGAACGTGTAGCGTTAGTTACCGGACCAATGGAATATGCAATTAACAAACAACATCGCTTAGTTGGCTACCAAGCAGGTCTAGAAGCTGCCGGACAAGAGTTTGATGAGGATTTGTTATTTGCCTCTCATCAGGACTATTCTGCTGGCTATCAAATCGCTGATAAAATTTTTGCCACTAATGCAACAGCAGCTATTGTTCATGATGATGAAGTTGCATTAGGAATCATGAATTATATGCGCGATCAAGGGAAGTCAGTTCCTGAAGATTTTGAAATCATCACATCAAATGATACAAAATTTGCAATTGTGACGCGTCCTGCTCTAACATCAATCGGTCAACCTAAGTACGATATTGGTGCAGTCGCAATGCGTATGTTAACTAAATTGATGAATAATGAAGTGGTGGATAACATGCAAGTTACGTTACCACATACATTTGAAAAACGAGGAACAACAATTAATTAAGAAATAATATTGAAATATTTGACATGTTACGTTAATAAAAGTAAAATTAGAGAAATGATGTAGATTTCGTGTATTTGAGATTATTGAGGGAACATAACGGTCAAAATTATGGAAAGTCCAAAAAGACGTTATATCAAGGGATTTGATGGCTTACGTGCTTTAGCTGTCATTGGTGTTATTTTATTTCACTTAATGCCCACAAAATTTGTCGGTGGCTGGTTTGGCGTGCCACTTTTTTTTGTGATTTCAGGATATTTAATTACTGATCAATTGATACAAGAGTTTGATCGTAATCACAAGATTGCAATTTTTAAGTTTTATAAACGCAGATTAAAGCGTTTGTATCCTGCTTTAGTAGCCATGATGTTGATAGTGACTGCGGTGATTTTGCTTTTTGATCATCAGTTAGTCTACAATTTACGTCCTACTGTTGAAACTAATTTATTGTATGTCTTTAACTTTTGGGCAATTGGCCATGGACCGTCCTATTTTCAACAATTTGGTGGTGCTTCGCCTTTCACACATCTATGGTCACTTTCGATAGAGGGACAATTTTATTTTATTTGGCCGTTAGTTGTTTGGGCTATTTTACGATTGGGTTTGAAGCGAATAAATATTGCTAGCGTACTAATTTTGCTTTCATTAATTAGTGCAATATTAATGGCTGTTTTGTATGATCCTACTGCTATTAATCGAGTATATTATGGCACGGATACCCGACTATTTGCTATCCTATTGGGCACAGCCCTAGCATTTGTTTGGCCCTCGATTAAGCTCTCTAATCATGTTAGTAGCAAGGTGCAACGCTATCTTAATATTGCGGGATTCTGTTCCTTTTTACTTTGGGGATTAGGAACATTGTGGTTGAATGGGCAACATCCTGCGACTTATTATGGATTAATGTACTTGTTAACTATAGCAAGTACTGTTTTGGTTGCTGTAACAGCTCATCCGGCTTCCTGGCATGCCAAAATATTGGATAACAAACTTTTAAATTATTTAGGGAAACGTTCCTATAGTATCTACTTATATCAATTACCAGTTTTTGTGTTTTACGAAAAATTTATCCCACATTATCAACCAAATGTTTTGAATATATTGATTGAAATTGCGCTTGTTCTGCTGCTAAGTGAATTGAGCTACCGCTATGTTGAAAATTTGTTCCGTCGTAATGGAGAAAACCTGCGCCAAGTTGGTCATTGGTTGGTGCAATCACGTAATCGATTTTTCTTAATTTTAACGCCTGCGCTGATTTTTTTGCTTTTCATAGGTCATGGATTGGCAAGTCAAAATGCTGGTCAACCGCAACCACAGACTGAATTACAAAAGAAATTACTCAAAAATAAATTGGCGGTGAAAAAAAGTAATCAAATCGCTCAAAAATCGGCTAAACACTCTTCTAAGCAATCAAGTAATAAAAACATGTCGGCAGCTGATAAAAAAGTAATTGCAACATATGATTTAAACGCTGCACAATACATGAGCTTCAAGAATATGTCATTTACAGCTATTGGTGATTCGGTTATGTTAGATTCAGCACCATATCTCCAAGACATTAATCCCAAGATAGTGGTCGACGCAAAGGTGGGGCGCCAAGCCTACGAGGCACCGAATTTAGTGAAAAAAATGGCTCGCAACGATGAGTTGGCACCGAACGTCATAGTAGGATTAGGAACAAATGGTGAGATTAGAAGACAAGATTTAGATCGCATGATGAAAACCTTTGGTACAAAGCGACAGGTTTATTGGATTAATAATTTAGTACAGAGCAAACCTTGGCAGAAAGATAACAATGATATG contains:
- the ccpA gene encoding catabolite control protein A, translating into MQKKQTATIYDVASRVGVSLATVSRVVNGNSNVRESTKRKVLDAIEELGYHPNAVARGLASKKTTTIGVVMPDVTDMYYSELARGIDDVANMYHYDVLLTNTDEDPVRETMAINNLASKQVDGIIFMGNELDREVLKTISSVDAPVVLAGSIDAEKVLPSVNIDYIAATKEAVEMVVKNGHERVALVTGPMEYAINKQHRLVGYQAGLEAAGQEFDEDLLFASHQDYSAGYQIADKIFATNATAAIVHDDEVALGIMNYMRDQGKSVPEDFEIITSNDTKFAIVTRPALTSIGQPKYDIGAVAMRMLTKLMNNEVVDNMQVTLPHTFEKRGTTIN
- a CDS encoding Cof-type HAD-IIB family hydrolase; this encodes MIKLILSDLDETLLDDDGTINSQNVTAVQKFVKNGGYFVPNTGRSYKSVFGTLKDLGLNKQNKQYVVSYNGGAIVEIHEDGGEKIIVQHGMDLELAKKIFSLGQIQADIDTHIYTIDTLFIYNISKNDEQYMRERSVPYQEMANDKLDFLSNEKTIMKVIFEHRDPDVLQKIADTVNAQLADRVLTTFSSNRYVEFNPKGSDKGSAGLELADMLGISRNEVAALGDNLNDAAQIKAAGVGVAVANAKPEIKEMADLVLSKTNNEGAVAEFINEHTRK
- a CDS encoding aminopeptidase P family protein yields the protein MNAEKISALTSWLTKQELSGAIITNYHSVAYLSGFESDPIERVLALVLLENSEPFLFGPALEVNSMKESGWRYAAFGYEDHENPWLKLTNHIRTLTNGKKFAIEADNLTVARLKLLQTAFPDGEFSIDITDQINQLRLIKTPDEIAHMKAAGRDADRAFEIGFNALESGISELAVAAELEYELKKAGVSSMSFETLVQFGAHAADPHGSTSTNTLNTGEMALFDLGTMTEGYASDATRTVAFGNVSNEAKKIHAITLEAQLTAQSQAKIGMTASELDAIARNIITKSGYGQYFNHRLGHGLGSSVHEFPSIMAGNDMILEEGMVFSIEPGIYVPGVAGVRIEDSGYMSKEGFIPYTHTTKELLQF
- a CDS encoding CPBP family intramembrane glutamic endopeptidase; this encodes MLETTNEVRPKSLLLRIINVVFTLFLIVVAPIPLVLATKTDNIFLQILCAATMFIFYIGIGFYAYRLLRKNVPGPVFTKPDIRNWRGLWWLVGMWFVMIAIEMILAQLRVQLTGVTTTENQEAINELTSNLNVTMVAMVIYGTFLAPVVEELVFRGLILNYFFRKSWWWANIILSGAVFALPHMDTIPTNLADTLSYVIYASMGMVLAYIYKKTGDLKNSIAVHMLNNGITMIPLLVVAIMNAI
- a CDS encoding acyltransferase family protein, with amino-acid sequence MESPKRRYIKGFDGLRALAVIGVILFHLMPTKFVGGWFGVPLFFVISGYLITDQLIQEFDRNHKIAIFKFYKRRLKRLYPALVAMMLIVTAVILLFDHQLVYNLRPTVETNLLYVFNFWAIGHGPSYFQQFGGASPFTHLWSLSIEGQFYFIWPLVVWAILRLGLKRINIASVLILLSLISAILMAVLYDPTAINRVYYGTDTRLFAILLGTALAFVWPSIKLSNHVSSKVQRYLNIAGFCSFLLWGLGTLWLNGQHPATYYGLMYLLTIASTVLVAVTAHPASWHAKILDNKLLNYLGKRSYSIYLYQLPVFVFYEKFIPHYQPNVLNILIEIALVLLLSELSYRYVENLFRRNGENLRQVGHWLVQSRNRFFLILTPALIFLLFIGHGLASQNAGQPQPQTELQKKLLKNKLAVKKSNQIAQKSAKHSSKQSSNKNMSAADKKVIATYDLNAAQYMSFKNMSFTAIGDSVMLDSAPYLQDINPKIVVDAKVGRQAYEAPNLVKKMARNDELAPNVIVGLGTNGEIRRQDLDRMMKTFGTKRQVYWINNLVQSKPWQKDNNDMLAKANNDYKNLHIIDWYRLAKKHSDWFADDGVHQGPLGARNYVRLIVEKTGDVNKIK